The Planococcus liqunii genome includes a region encoding these proteins:
- a CDS encoding pentapeptide repeat-containing protein: MKKAKRSAPLIPDHLDTASFLEALDDQYISNCKITQETIDYSGEEALHVDRVVFENVNFLEVVWPRSEFVDVLFVNCDLSNADFSRSVFHRTEFHNSKLVGTNFAEAGIRHTLFKDCVLNYATFGFSLCNTARFETSSLRYADFYEAELKGTEFHKCDMNDVNFVETSLDAVDLSSNSFENIQVTTEKLAGCVVSTEQALAFARQMGLVIKES; encoded by the coding sequence ATGAAAAAAGCGAAGCGTTCAGCTCCTCTCATTCCGGACCACCTCGACACAGCATCGTTCCTTGAGGCTCTGGATGATCAATACATAAGCAATTGCAAAATTACACAAGAAACCATCGACTACAGCGGGGAAGAAGCGCTCCATGTCGATCGGGTGGTTTTTGAAAATGTGAACTTTTTAGAAGTCGTCTGGCCGCGGAGCGAATTTGTGGATGTGCTGTTTGTGAATTGTGATTTATCAAATGCCGATTTCAGCCGTTCTGTCTTCCACCGGACCGAGTTCCACAATTCAAAACTGGTCGGCACCAATTTTGCTGAAGCGGGCATCCGCCATACCTTGTTCAAGGACTGTGTGCTGAATTACGCGACGTTCGGCTTCTCCTTGTGCAACACCGCCCGTTTCGAAACGTCATCGCTGCGCTATGCGGATTTTTACGAAGCCGAGCTGAAAGGGACGGAATTTCACAAATGCGACATGAATGATGTAAATTTCGTAGAGACCAGCCTGGATGCAGTTGACTTGAGCAGCAATTCATTTGAGAACATTCAAGTGACAACGGAAAAACTTGCCGGATGTGTAGTCTCCACTGAACAGGCGCTGGCATTTGCCCGGCAGATGGGGCTCGTCATTAAGGAAAGTTAA
- a CDS encoding universal stress protein has translation MKKIRGRMDESILVCVFYGPNGERLINRGNKLANMLDCPLYILTVDALPFDEFDAEKSAYVERWKELAEEYGAEDFMIRDNEKRPSAKVIAEVAHNLNITQIIVGQTARSRWEEITKGSFMNTLLREIPFVDFHVVSVDRSIKGDDHEEFEKGVRCYLVRDGETYKISFSQTKDCQYEGIFFKDIGTDFNNGIFKFMHNNKLYQAEVTDDRLTEPRVIESCLNKELVSK, from the coding sequence ATGAAAAAAATTAGAGGACGGATGGATGAAAGCATATTGGTTTGTGTATTTTACGGACCGAACGGTGAGCGCCTGATCAACCGGGGCAACAAACTCGCGAACATGCTGGATTGCCCTCTGTATATCTTAACGGTGGATGCTCTCCCGTTCGATGAATTTGATGCGGAAAAATCTGCTTATGTCGAGCGCTGGAAAGAGCTGGCTGAAGAATATGGTGCAGAAGACTTCATGATCCGCGATAATGAGAAACGCCCCTCTGCAAAAGTCATTGCGGAAGTGGCCCATAACTTAAATATTACACAAATTATTGTCGGCCAAACAGCAAGAAGCCGTTGGGAAGAAATTACAAAAGGTTCGTTCATGAACACGCTTCTGCGGGAAATTCCATTTGTCGATTTCCACGTGGTTTCAGTTGATCGCAGCATCAAGGGCGACGACCACGAGGAGTTTGAAAAAGGGGTCCGCTGTTATCTGGTGCGCGACGGAGAAACTTACAAAATCAGCTTCTCCCAGACAAAAGACTGCCAGTACGAAGGCATTTTCTTTAAAGACATCGGAACCGATTTCAACAACGGGATTTTCAAATTCATGCACAACAACAAATTATATCAGGCAGAAGTGACAGATGACCGGCTTACAGAGCCGCGGGTCATCGAATCTTGCCTGAACAAAGAATTGGTAAGTAAATAA